A single window of Candidatus Stygibacter australis DNA harbors:
- the recG gene encoding ATP-dependent DNA helicase RecG, giving the protein MDLFSTEIKFLKGVGEHRAKLLNKLGVFTLNDLLEFFPRDYIQRDAKSSIADLEIGRRSSLTAEIVSIRETQRGRQRQLNVVLSDGEYNLLCTWFRYGTWLTDMLQQGQKVWVSGMITSFRDQFQIIHPELEVLDKGEDTTNFWHSRSVLPVYPLTDKLKIGQLRYMIYNLFRLYAKDIEETLSQGLLEKFGWEPRSISLQKIHFSNQPAVVAGIKQRYSFEELFYNQLMLAKVRRGHEKEKNGRAFELKRTYTTRLKNSLQFKLTPAQKKVIREIVEDMTSVYQMNRLLQGDVGSGKTIVTLFAMLLAVENGCQAVIMAPTEILAEQHFLSFTNYLADMDIRVALLKGGNYKGKKKTKEEIKSGNIQIIVGTHALLQKDVEFHKIGFVAVDEQHRFGVMQRSLIPSKGDNPDLLYMSATPIPRSLALTVYGDLTVSVIDEMPPGRKQITTIWKGEGRRIDAYNHAIAEVREGRQIYIVCPLIEESEKSDLLAAETLYEDIRSTLMTECRAEILHGRMKNKDKDEIMSRFKNHEFDVLVSTTVIEVGIDIPNASVMIIEHAERFGLAQLHQLRGRVGRGSAASFCYLVAYYPLSKEGSERLRTMVETNDGFLIAEKDLELRGPGEFFGTAQSGMNIFRHANIVRDRQLLIHARAVAGWVLDIDPELDSDENKIIKKTYERLYSEREKLFNF; this is encoded by the coding sequence GTGGATTTATTTTCAACTGAGATCAAATTCTTAAAAGGTGTTGGTGAGCACCGGGCAAAACTATTGAATAAACTGGGTGTTTTTACACTCAATGATCTGCTGGAATTTTTCCCGCGGGATTATATTCAACGTGATGCCAAAAGCTCCATTGCTGACCTGGAAATTGGCAGACGGTCATCACTGACAGCCGAGATCGTGAGCATTCGCGAAACTCAGCGAGGCAGACAGAGGCAATTAAATGTAGTGCTTTCTGACGGTGAATACAACCTTTTATGTACCTGGTTCAGATATGGCACCTGGCTCACTGATATGCTCCAGCAGGGGCAAAAAGTGTGGGTATCCGGCATGATCACCTCATTCAGAGACCAGTTTCAGATCATTCATCCTGAACTGGAAGTGCTCGATAAAGGGGAGGATACAACTAATTTCTGGCATTCCCGCTCCGTTTTACCGGTTTATCCACTTACAGACAAACTGAAAATCGGACAGTTGCGATACATGATCTATAACCTATTCAGGCTTTATGCCAAGGATATTGAAGAGACCCTTTCCCAAGGATTACTGGAAAAATTTGGCTGGGAACCACGTAGCATCAGCCTGCAGAAAATCCATTTTTCTAACCAGCCGGCTGTAGTTGCAGGTATAAAACAACGCTATTCTTTCGAAGAGCTTTTTTATAATCAGTTGATGCTGGCAAAGGTACGAAGGGGACACGAGAAAGAGAAAAATGGTAGAGCTTTTGAATTAAAAAGGACTTATACCACTCGATTAAAGAATTCATTGCAATTCAAGTTAACCCCTGCCCAAAAGAAAGTGATCAGAGAAATTGTGGAGGATATGACTTCCGTTTATCAGATGAACCGCCTGCTGCAGGGTGATGTGGGCTCCGGCAAGACAATCGTGACGCTTTTTGCCATGCTGCTGGCAGTGGAAAACGGCTGTCAGGCTGTTATTATGGCACCGACCGAGATATTGGCTGAGCAGCATTTTTTGAGTTTTACAAATTATCTGGCTGATATGGATATTCGAGTAGCCCTCTTAAAAGGTGGCAATTATAAAGGCAAAAAGAAAACTAAGGAAGAGATCAAAAGTGGCAATATCCAGATTATAGTAGGCACGCATGCGCTTTTGCAGAAGGATGTGGAATTTCATAAAATTGGCTTTGTGGCTGTGGATGAGCAGCACCGTTTTGGCGTAATGCAAAGGTCATTGATACCCTCAAAAGGTGATAATCCAGACCTTTTATATATGTCAGCAACTCCTATTCCCCGCTCACTGGCACTTACCGTTTATGGTGATCTTACAGTTAGTGTGATTGATGAAATGCCGCCGGGACGCAAGCAAATAACCACCATCTGGAAAGGTGAAGGCAGAAGAATAGATGCCTATAATCATGCAATCGCAGAAGTACGTGAAGGCAGACAGATCTATATTGTGTGTCCCTTGATCGAGGAATCAGAGAAATCTGACCTGCTGGCAGCAGAAACGCTGTATGAAGATATAAGGTCAACTTTGATGACTGAATGCCGGGCAGAAATATTACATGGCAGGATGAAAAATAAAGATAAAGATGAAATCATGTCGCGCTTTAAGAACCATGAATTTGATGTGCTGGTTTCCACTACAGTGATTGAAGTAGGAATTGATATACCAAATGCCTCAGTGATGATCATTGAGCATGCAGAACGCTTTGGACTGGCACAATTGCATCAGTTGCGCGGCAGAGTGGGCAGAGGAAGTGCAGCATCATTCTGCTACCTGGTTGCTTATTATCCGCTCTCAAAGGAAGGTTCTGAAAGACTGCGGACAATGGTGGAAACTAATGACGGCTTTTTGATTGCAGAAAAGGACCTGGAACTCCGCGGTCCCGGAGAGTTTTTTGGGACTGCTCAAAGTGGAATGAATATCTTTCGTCATGCCAATATCGTGCGTGACAGACAGCTTTTGATCCATGCCCGTGCTGTAGCTGGCTGGGTGCTTGATATTGATCCAGAGCTGGATAGCGATGAAAATAAGATAATTAAAAAAACTTATGAAAGGCTGTATTCCGAACGGGAGAAACTCTTTAACTTCTAA
- a CDS encoding PorV/PorQ family protein codes for MKQSLILIALVILLLIPVFSYAVSEAGLVYLLMEPGSRSGGMGQAYVAQVDDAFAGYWNTGAMAFNRSTQFALMHSNWLGDVFDDIYYEYFGFNTYLEDTGNIGFNVMFLTYGEQDAYDEDANFLKSFSSWEVAPSITYGYQLNKYLGVGGAFKFIHSDLAPEGTGATEEGLKGQGSTFAFDFGINLKDLPWSLSDIFYVFFPNLLLIRDLSLPNIPDLPGSSMSLGLNIQNLGPNIVYINEEQSDPIPLNWRMGFSWQMWETEISRLTFNADMNKLLANRDHVWYERIYRDWVDQPLDEEWADIIWGTGGEFSYLNLLSLRLGYIYDRVGEIEGISYGAGLFYEQDKFRVDVDFAMQPGGDLQDFNRTFSIKVSF; via the coding sequence ATGAAACAGAGCTTAATTTTAATTGCCCTGGTGATATTATTACTTATACCAGTATTTTCATATGCAGTATCAGAAGCTGGATTGGTATATCTATTAATGGAACCGGGATCTCGTTCTGGCGGTATGGGTCAAGCATACGTGGCACAAGTGGATGATGCTTTTGCCGGATATTGGAATACCGGAGCAATGGCATTTAACCGATCAACCCAGTTTGCATTAATGCATTCAAACTGGCTGGGTGATGTTTTTGATGACATTTATTATGAATATTTCGGGTTCAACACCTATCTGGAAGATACAGGTAACATTGGCTTTAATGTGATGTTCCTCACTTATGGTGAGCAGGATGCTTATGATGAAGATGCAAATTTCCTGAAGTCTTTTTCTTCATGGGAAGTGGCACCTTCAATAACTTACGGTTATCAGTTGAACAAATATCTAGGAGTTGGAGGCGCATTCAAATTTATCCATTCTGATCTGGCACCTGAAGGTACAGGAGCTACAGAGGAAGGTTTGAAGGGACAGGGAAGTACATTTGCCTTTGATTTTGGCATAAATTTAAAAGATCTTCCATGGTCTTTAAGTGATATCTTTTATGTATTTTTCCCTAACTTACTATTAATTCGCGACTTATCACTTCCTAATATTCCTGATCTTCCCGGTTCCAGTATGAGTTTAGGGCTTAATATCCAGAATCTTGGTCCAAACATAGTTTATATAAATGAAGAGCAATCAGATCCGATACCTTTGAACTGGCGAATGGGTTTTTCCTGGCAGATGTGGGAAACAGAGATATCAAGATTAACCTTTAATGCTGATATGAATAAATTATTAGCTAATCGCGATCACGTCTGGTATGAAAGGATTTATAGAGACTGGGTAGATCAACCTCTTGATGAAGAATGGGCAGATATTATCTGGGGTACCGGAGGAGAGTTTTCATATCTTAACCTTTTGAGTTTGCGATTGGGATATATATATGATCGTGTAGGTGAGATTGAAGGTATATCCTATGGTGCTGGACTCTTTTATGAGCAGGATAAATTCAGGGTTGATGTAGATTTTGCAATGCAACCTGGGGGAGACCTTCAGGACTTCAATCGCACATTCTCTATTAAAGTATCCTTTTAG
- a CDS encoding FlgD immunoglobulin-like domain containing protein produces MMKKLWFVLFLIGLCSIISGQDIFIDEMPEFQSDQDMYGHVTGITVPEMYAVHVFLFYGGWWYPKPSASSYCLISDNLTWTCDVTGGGYDTEATRYFAFLTPVDYVPPQSGGEWGQWHEFLPDEFADFPYTFTDRLPGNREISFGDLDWICKTFTAQAGPGNNYFSDALNMVFVDDNDDLHLNIIDDGDFWHCSEIVCEEKLGYGTYIFTLADGFPDFPLEAVLGLFSWDEAITFNPNIDNIYHEIDVELSYWGDSNTPFAQYVVQPWYENDNRYQFDYYPEGEVSCAFNWSEDQLNFVTWSGDAGDYPPDEADIIEAWEYSGNDIPPAGNARARLNLWLLPDADIGENLEVVISDFVFYPPPVTVSKEFTSGWNWFALNVRGDDMSTNAVLASIGNNASNLKSQTQSSIYYEGTGWFGSLTHIDNVSLYKLEVENPSTLEYSGVPVNVRLNTYELTDGWNWISFAPQEAQEINYALADLENGAAIKSQVESAIYYEGVGWYGSMTMLEPLQGYLINMNAPEQFNFPEPVADSGNVAIDHIEIPEPDDEDNGNIAELDKLSCFPNPFNPATTISFSIPVDCNVELAIYNIKGQRIKKLRSSIMEQGDHSVIWDGNDENGKRAGSGIYFYQLAINGKTEAVNKCLLLK; encoded by the coding sequence ATGATGAAAAAGCTATGGTTTGTGTTATTTCTGATTGGGCTTTGCAGTATTATATCAGGACAGGATATATTTATTGATGAGATGCCGGAATTTCAGTCGGATCAGGATATGTATGGTCATGTGACGGGTATTACGGTGCCCGAAATGTATGCAGTGCATGTATTTCTATTTTATGGCGGATGGTGGTACCCCAAGCCGTCAGCATCGAGTTATTGCTTGATAAGTGATAATCTCACCTGGACTTGTGATGTGACCGGGGGAGGATATGATACGGAAGCAACTCGTTATTTTGCTTTTTTGACCCCCGTTGACTACGTTCCACCGCAATCTGGAGGAGAATGGGGACAGTGGCATGAATTTCTGCCAGATGAATTTGCTGACTTTCCCTATACCTTTACTGATCGATTACCCGGAAATCGTGAGATAAGTTTTGGTGATCTGGATTGGATCTGCAAAACTTTCACAGCTCAGGCAGGACCTGGTAACAATTATTTTTCTGATGCTTTAAATATGGTTTTTGTGGATGACAATGATGATCTGCATTTGAATATTATCGATGATGGTGATTTCTGGCATTGCAGTGAGATAGTGTGTGAAGAAAAACTGGGTTACGGGACATATATCTTTACTCTGGCTGATGGATTCCCTGATTTCCCTTTAGAAGCAGTATTGGGACTCTTTTCCTGGGATGAAGCGATTACTTTTAATCCTAATATAGATAATATTTACCACGAGATCGATGTAGAATTATCTTATTGGGGTGATTCCAATACCCCCTTTGCTCAATATGTGGTTCAGCCCTGGTATGAAAATGATAACCGGTATCAATTTGACTACTATCCAGAGGGAGAAGTTTCCTGTGCCTTTAACTGGAGTGAAGACCAGTTGAATTTTGTTACCTGGTCTGGTGATGCGGGTGATTATCCACCTGATGAAGCAGACATCATCGAAGCCTGGGAATATTCTGGAAATGACATTCCTCCTGCGGGAAATGCCCGGGCAAGATTGAATTTATGGTTACTTCCTGATGCTGATATAGGTGAAAATCTGGAAGTGGTGATCAGCGATTTTGTCTTTTATCCTCCCCCAGTAACGGTCAGCAAAGAATTTACATCCGGCTGGAACTGGTTTGCGCTCAATGTGAGGGGGGATGATATGTCCACTAATGCAGTTCTGGCTTCCATAGGTAATAATGCCTCAAATTTAAAAAGTCAAACTCAAAGCTCTATTTATTATGAGGGCACGGGTTGGTTTGGATCATTGACTCATATTGATAATGTCTCCTTATACAAACTGGAGGTTGAAAATCCGTCCACTCTGGAATATTCTGGAGTTCCTGTAAATGTGAGGTTAAATACTTATGAGCTAACCGATGGCTGGAACTGGATATCTTTTGCACCTCAGGAAGCTCAGGAGATCAATTATGCCTTAGCTGATCTGGAAAATGGAGCTGCGATCAAAAGCCAGGTTGAAAGCGCAATTTATTATGAGGGTGTGGGCTGGTATGGCTCTATGACAATGCTGGAACCTTTGCAGGGTTATCTGATTAATATGAATGCACCAGAGCAATTCAACTTTCCTGAACCTGTTGCTGATTCAGGCAATGTGGCAATTGATCATATAGAAATACCTGAACCTGATGACGAAGATAACGGCAATATTGCTGAACTTGACAAATTATCCTGCTTCCCCAATCCCTTTAACCCAGCCACAACCATATCGTTTTCAATTCCTGTTGATTGTAACGTGGAGCTGGCTATCTATAACATTAAAGGACAAAGGATTAAGAAGCTGAGATCTAGTATAATGGAGCAGGGCGATCATTCAGTGATCTGGGATGGCAATGACGAAAATGGTAAGCGTGCAGGCTCAGGAATATATTTTTATCAACTGGCGATCAATGGCAAAACTGAAGCCGTAAATAAATGCCTGCTGCTGAAGTAA
- a CDS encoding T9SS type A sorting domain-containing protein, whose translation MPRNIIIIIIIILCVTLFLEAEPTFFNSYPYRDLFEEYFAYSYRDGSCNVIPAIGGGFLLNAYVTPGYEFYSEPQSMFWKISEEGEMEWRVQDASIFSNYFGSLVSNEVDRYYAIGGRGGGYTFPRVLYILDENCGLISTHNYWDIDSLRVTINSMQIIEDGLIMAGMADNYPSPSIMKTDFDGNIIWYKCGYDLMINGEYPPEMNTIIQTSDGGFLTCGFKTYNPFWGTLMKFNSEGDTLWTKTRENAMFSSLLEYDEDTLFTFSWQSDYVRGRGFLLKYNISGMLLEEYDILTPFYDQSNTSRLLKLNDSNILITFNAEEGEIHKVTFDGEVLWSRNYLENSPAYPDWIGKEDKKGFEHINGDIIYCGTTDRQCLFPEFVLLRVDEEGNLIVDNNELPGIKQRLSNYPNPFNPITTIKYEIDSNLENTIIEISNIKGQKVRELKIAHEGVINGKSGEIIWDGKNQAGALVGSGVYYYQLMTNGEKKAANKMLLIK comes from the coding sequence ATGCCCAGAAATATCATTATTATTATAATTATAATACTTTGTGTTACTTTATTCTTAGAAGCTGAGCCGACTTTTTTTAACAGCTATCCGTATCGTGATCTTTTTGAAGAATATTTTGCTTATTCCTATCGTGACGGGAGTTGCAATGTGATACCAGCAATTGGTGGAGGCTTTTTATTAAATGCTTATGTAACACCTGGCTATGAGTTTTATTCAGAACCACAGAGTATGTTCTGGAAAATATCGGAAGAAGGTGAAATGGAATGGCGGGTTCAGGATGCTTCAATATTCAGTAATTATTTCGGTTCATTAGTATCTAACGAAGTGGACAGGTATTATGCTATAGGAGGAAGAGGAGGCGGATACACCTTCCCGAGAGTGCTCTATATTCTTGATGAGAATTGTGGTTTGATTTCAACACATAATTATTGGGATATTGATTCACTACGTGTTACAATAAATTCCATGCAGATAATAGAAGATGGCTTGATAATGGCAGGTATGGCAGATAATTATCCCTCACCTTCTATAATGAAAACAGATTTTGATGGTAATATCATCTGGTATAAATGTGGCTATGACCTGATGATAAATGGAGAATATCCACCTGAAATGAATACAATAATTCAAACATCAGATGGTGGATTTTTGACATGCGGCTTCAAGACATATAATCCCTTTTGGGGAACATTGATGAAATTTAATTCAGAAGGAGACACTCTATGGACAAAAACGCGAGAAAACGCAATGTTTTCAAGTCTGCTAGAGTATGATGAAGATACTTTATTTACTTTCTCTTGGCAATCGGATTATGTACGAGGTCGAGGTTTTTTGTTAAAGTATAATATTTCTGGAATGCTGTTAGAAGAATATGATATTTTGACACCATTTTATGATCAATCAAATACATCAAGACTTCTTAAACTTAACGACAGTAATATATTAATAACTTTCAACGCAGAAGAAGGAGAAATTCATAAAGTAACATTTGATGGAGAAGTATTGTGGAGCAGGAATTATCTGGAAAATAGTCCTGCCTATCCTGATTGGATTGGCAAGGAAGATAAGAAAGGCTTTGAACATATAAACGGAGATATTATTTATTGCGGAACAACGGACAGACAATGTCTCTTTCCTGAATTTGTTTTACTAAGAGTTGATGAAGAAGGAAATTTGATAGTAGATAATAATGAATTACCCGGTATTAAACAAAGACTAAGTAATTATCCTAATCCTTTCAATCCAATAACCACAATTAAGTATGAAATAGATAGCAATTTAGAAAACACAATTATTGAAATATCAAATATTAAAGGGCAAAAAGTTAGAGAATTAAAAATAGCACACGAAGGAGTAATAAACGGTAAATCAGGAGAAATCATTTGGGATGGGAAAAATCAAGCAGGTGCATTAGTTGGCAGCGGGGTATATTATTACCAACTGATGACAAACGGAGAAAAAAAAGCAGCAAATAAAATGCTGTTAATTAAATAG
- a CDS encoding tetratricopeptide repeat protein: protein MKIKMILSLILFLLLIIPLVSEELDDQELFKKVEKLALSGDIEAQYNTGRCYEEGFGTEKNGAKAMSWYNTAAQQGHMEAQFRLACLYDFGENVLHNNVQAVKWYTMAAEQGKMEAQYNLAICYEDGNGVDQDDEAALK, encoded by the coding sequence ATGAAAATAAAGATGATATTATCCCTTATTTTATTTTTGCTTTTGATAATACCCCTGGTATCAGAAGAATTAGATGATCAGGAACTCTTCAAAAAGGTCGAAAAACTTGCTTTATCAGGTGATATTGAAGCTCAATATAACACGGGAAGATGCTATGAAGAAGGATTCGGAACCGAAAAGAATGGTGCTAAAGCCATGAGCTGGTATAATACAGCAGCACAGCAGGGTCACATGGAAGCACAATTTCGGTTAGCTTGTCTTTACGATTTTGGAGAAAATGTACTTCATAATAACGTGCAAGCAGTTAAATGGTACACAATGGCAGCAGAGCAGGGGAAGATGGAAGCCCAATATAATCTGGCAATATGTTATGAAGATGGAAATGGTGTGGATCAGGATGATGAAGCAGCTCTTAAATAG
- a CDS encoding acyltransferase family protein: MIWIDKARISATLAIVVLHSAILVQSANMIGSEYWWSGNIYNSLVRWAIPVFVMISGALLLDPGKNEPFRLFYRKRFARIFIPLLAWSAIYLCLDYFYAATYGIQTSKQQIFLNLLEGKPHFHLWFLYMIIGLYLFTPFFRLIIKNSSHKELQILVLIMFLISTFSFLYTELLPGIPPLFITKFIPFIPYYFLGYLIRSTQYKPSKITLLAIFFCSGVIIATGYYFSAQIRHASSGIYFQGYFSFAVVIMAACIMMWFKYYHIKVFNSPNIHQIASLTLGVYLIHPIFLKLINLKGLGVSIMNPAFSIPLTAIAVFCLSLASSWLIKQIPVLKRII; encoded by the coding sequence ATGATCTGGATAGATAAGGCAAGAATATCTGCTACTCTGGCAATAGTAGTTTTGCATTCTGCAATTTTGGTGCAGTCTGCAAACATGATCGGCTCAGAATACTGGTGGTCAGGAAATATTTATAACTCTCTGGTAAGATGGGCAATTCCTGTATTTGTGATGATCAGTGGTGCTTTACTGCTTGATCCAGGTAAAAATGAACCCTTTCGATTGTTTTATAGAAAAAGGTTTGCAAGGATATTTATACCCCTTCTTGCCTGGTCTGCTATCTATCTTTGTCTGGATTATTTTTATGCTGCTACTTACGGAATTCAAACATCAAAACAGCAAATATTTCTTAACCTGCTGGAAGGAAAACCACATTTCCACCTCTGGTTCTTATACATGATCATCGGTTTGTATTTATTTACCCCATTTTTCAGACTGATAATCAAGAATTCTTCTCACAAAGAACTTCAAATTTTAGTACTGATTATGTTCTTGATCAGCACTTTCAGTTTTTTATATACAGAACTTCTTCCCGGGATACCTCCATTATTTATCACTAAATTTATCCCATTTATTCCCTACTATTTTCTGGGTTACCTGATCAGAAGCACTCAATATAAACCCTCAAAGATCACCTTACTTGCTATTTTCTTTTGCAGCGGGGTTATAATTGCTACGGGCTATTATTTTAGTGCGCAAATACGGCATGCTTCATCAGGGATATACTTCCAGGGATATTTTAGTTTTGCTGTGGTCATTATGGCTGCCTGTATTATGATGTGGTTTAAATATTATCATATAAAGGTTTTCAATTCACCGAATATCCACCAGATTGCGAGCCTTACACTAGGAGTTTATCTCATCCATCCGATTTTCCTGAAACTTATTAATCTCAAGGGATTGGGTGTATCAATAATGAATCCTGCTTTTTCAATACCACTCACTGCCATCGCTGTATTTTGCCTTTCCCTGGCATCCTCCTGGCTGATCAAGCAGATCCCTGTTCTCAAGAGAATAATTTAA